Proteins encoded by one window of Lathyrus oleraceus cultivar Zhongwan6 chromosome 1, CAAS_Psat_ZW6_1.0, whole genome shotgun sequence:
- the LOC127093420 gene encoding uncharacterized mitochondrial protein AtMg00300-like, giving the protein MKGSKEVLRGMKKQGLYTLEAEVVSGYTDVASMKPLSKTKVWHMISGHVSERGLVELGNQNLLGGDKVEKLKFCELCVLGKSCRVKFNRGKQRTYGSLDYIHVDLGGLKIDEAIRSEHIFEEELEHEKIPVEVEHIDVELHIPNQVEEEA; this is encoded by the exons ATGAAAGGGTCGAAGGAAGTCTTAAGAGGCAtgaagaaacaaggcttgtatacccttgaggctgAAGTTGTCAGTGGTTATACAGATGTTGCATCCATGAAACCTTTGTCGAAGACAAAAGTTTGGCACATGATATCAGGCCATGTAAGTGAAAGGGGCCTGGTCGAATTGGGGAATCAAAATCTACTTGGTGGAGACAAAGTCGAAAAGCTGAAGTTTTGTGAACTATGTGTACTTGGAAAATCTTGCAGAGTGAAGTTCAATAGAGGCAAACAAAGAACAtatggatcccttgattacatcCATGTTGATCTTGGGGGCCTG AAAATTGATGAAGCTATTAGAAGTGAACATATATTTGAAGAAGAGTTGGAACATGAAAAGATTCCTGTTGAGGTAGAGCATATCGATGTTGAATTGCATATCCCAAACCAAGTTGAAGAAGAAGCATAA